One window of Thalassovita mediterranea genomic DNA carries:
- the apaG gene encoding Co2+/Mg2+ efflux protein ApaG yields MASSRKALRYEAVTDGMKIAVTPKFLDEESLPAKGRYVWAYTIEMENSSDTTWTLTLRHWDIIDSFGRRQTVDGEGVVGQTPRLEPGDTFRYSSGAPLAAPSGMMSGSYTFVSDDGAEFVARVPAFSLDSPYDQNLPS; encoded by the coding sequence ATGGCATCGTCTCGAAAGGCCCTTCGCTATGAAGCGGTGACGGACGGCATGAAGATCGCCGTCACGCCGAAATTCCTCGATGAGGAATCGCTTCCGGCAAAGGGCCGCTATGTCTGGGCCTATACGATCGAGATGGAAAACAGCTCCGACACGACGTGGACGCTGACGCTTCGCCACTGGGACATCATCGACAGCTTCGGCAGGCGCCAGACGGTTGATGGCGAAGGTGTGGTTGGCCAGACCCCGCGTCTCGAGCCCGGTGACACCTTCCGCTATTCGTCCGGCGCGCCGCTGGCCGCACCGTCCGGCATGATGAGTGGCAGCTATACGTTCGTGTCGGATGACGGGGCTGAGTTTGTCGCACGCGTGCCAGCTTTCTCGCTCGACAGTCCCTACGACCAGAACCTTCCGAGCTAG
- a CDS encoding DMT family transporter encodes MGFRDFLLLFAVCFVWGLNLVVTRWVVADAAVPPVFFAAVRFAGIALVLIPFLFPAPKQMLTLFGISMCMGAVHFALLFMGLANAEASAVSVTGQLGVPFATLMSMAFLGEKVGWRRGLGIMLAFAGVTLIAFDPDSFSVSFGLIYVIISAFIGASGGIMMKKMAPISALQLQAWLGLFSFGPLLIFSFLTEGGQVEAFVGGGWLVWTATVFAVLGVSVFGHGAYYYLIKKYDISLLSPLTLMTPLWGVVLAVSLLGEPLTSRLVVGAAISLSGVFVIALRRNKSLPEAAIPEKARVVK; translated from the coding sequence ATGGGTTTCCGCGATTTCCTGCTTCTCTTTGCCGTCTGCTTTGTCTGGGGGCTGAACCTCGTTGTGACCCGTTGGGTCGTCGCAGACGCCGCCGTGCCGCCTGTCTTCTTTGCGGCCGTCCGCTTTGCGGGTATCGCGCTCGTTCTCATTCCCTTCCTGTTTCCGGCGCCAAAACAGATGCTGACCCTGTTCGGCATTTCCATGTGTATGGGCGCGGTGCATTTCGCGCTGCTTTTCATGGGGCTTGCCAATGCTGAAGCGAGCGCGGTGTCCGTCACGGGCCAGCTTGGCGTGCCGTTCGCAACGCTGATGAGCATGGCGTTCCTTGGTGAGAAGGTCGGCTGGCGGCGCGGGCTCGGCATCATGCTGGCCTTTGCGGGGGTGACCCTGATCGCCTTCGACCCGGACAGTTTCTCGGTCAGCTTTGGCCTCATCTATGTGATTATCTCGGCCTTCATCGGCGCCTCTGGCGGCATCATGATGAAGAAGATGGCGCCGATCAGCGCGCTGCAGCTTCAGGCATGGCTCGGTCTTTTCAGCTTCGGCCCGCTCCTGATTTTCTCCTTCCTGACAGAAGGCGGACAGGTTGAGGCCTTTGTCGGCGGCGGCTGGCTGGTCTGGACCGCGACCGTGTTCGCTGTGCTTGGCGTCAGCGTCTTTGGTCATGGCGCCTATTATTACCTCATCAAGAAGTACGACATCTCGCTCCTCTCGCCGCTGACGCTGATGACGCCGCTCTGGGGCGTGGTCCTCGCGGTCAGCCTGCTTGGCGAACCGCTGACATCGCGCCTCGTGGTCGGTGCGGCAATTTCCCTGAGCGGGGTATTTGTCATTGCCCTGCGCCGGAACAAATCCCTTCCGGAAGCAGCCATTCCTGAAAAAGCCCGTGTGGTGAAATGA
- a CDS encoding N-acetylmuramoyl-L-alanine amidase — protein sequence MKITRLSSPNFNDRQFPLDMLVLHYTGMETGDAAIERLTDKEAGVSAHYVVRETGEILQLVDEDKRAWHAGVSSWQGDEDLNSRSVGIEIVNGGHDWRAPDGTLPDYPDAQIEAVVSLSKAIIARWNIPADRVVGHSDIAPARKADPGEHFPWQRLSEAGIGLWPSVSAGADQPAEISLRAIGYDVSDLTAAITAFQRRWMPDRVDGLDDADLRARAAAVAAAYSAG from the coding sequence ATGAAGATTACGCGCCTCTCCAGCCCGAACTTCAATGACCGCCAGTTCCCGCTCGATATGCTGGTGCTGCACTATACCGGCATGGAAACGGGCGATGCGGCGATTGAGCGGCTCACCGACAAGGAGGCCGGTGTCTCCGCCCACTATGTCGTGCGCGAGACCGGCGAAATCCTGCAGCTGGTCGATGAGGACAAACGGGCATGGCATGCGGGCGTTTCCAGCTGGCAGGGCGATGAGGACCTCAACTCCCGCTCTGTCGGGATCGAGATCGTGAATGGCGGACATGACTGGCGCGCCCCCGATGGCACCCTGCCGGACTATCCGGACGCGCAGATCGAGGCGGTCGTTTCCTTGTCGAAAGCGATCATAGCCCGCTGGAATATCCCGGCGGACCGTGTCGTCGGTCACAGCGATATTGCGCCAGCCCGCAAGGCGGATCCAGGCGAGCATTTCCCTTGGCAACGCCTTTCCGAAGCGGGCATCGGGCTCTGGCCTTCGGTCAGCGCCGGGGCGGACCAGCCCGCCGAGATATCACTGCGCGCCATTGGGTATGACGTCAGCGACCTGACAGCGGCCATCACCGCATTCCAACGCCGCTGGATGCCAGACCGCGTTGACGGTCTGGACGACGCCGATCTGCGCGCCAGAGCTGCCGCGGTCGCTGCCGCCTATTCTGCAGGCTGA
- a CDS encoding YihY/virulence factor BrkB family protein — protein sequence MEAWLTKLPMPQFLRGWIVLPLWRAIVRLSRPEVRIVTGGISFYALFSIFPLIYLTLTLLFSLLPHDISDALSNTVDQVLTSAVAPLQQADLATIRDSTPQGLTIRAVGAVLVVLYTATSGAKAAITGIRMVAGSERRSNIIRFQGVSLLMTTMLILIVWLLGALQLLMSFATEREGFVAFSLARDISDFAAQLWLGKFIACFVIFYLIISLSLYGRINSARSMTMGAAAGAFSWSVATWAYHLYLRISVLDTFYGALASVILGFIWLVVSVSSLLLGAALTVEWSRLLSDKSPEEDEATGVLKDAPDQPAE from the coding sequence TTGGAAGCCTGGCTGACAAAACTGCCAATGCCGCAATTCCTGCGAGGCTGGATCGTCCTTCCGCTATGGCGCGCCATTGTCCGGCTATCGCGCCCGGAAGTGAGGATCGTGACAGGCGGGATCAGCTTCTACGCGCTCTTCTCCATTTTCCCGCTAATCTATCTGACGCTGACCCTGCTCTTTTCGCTGCTGCCGCATGACATTTCCGATGCGCTGTCGAATACGGTCGACCAGGTGCTGACTTCTGCCGTTGCTCCGCTCCAGCAGGCTGATCTTGCCACCATCCGGGATTCCACCCCGCAAGGCTTGACGATCCGGGCCGTCGGCGCCGTTCTGGTCGTGCTCTACACCGCGACATCCGGAGCCAAGGCCGCCATTACCGGCATCCGCATGGTCGCCGGCAGTGAGCGGCGCTCAAACATTATCCGCTTCCAGGGCGTCTCCCTGCTGATGACGACGATGCTCATCCTCATCGTCTGGTTGCTTGGCGCGCTGCAGCTTCTGATGTCCTTTGCTACCGAGCGCGAAGGCTTCGTCGCTTTCTCTCTGGCGCGCGACATTTCAGATTTTGCAGCCCAGCTCTGGCTGGGCAAATTCATCGCCTGCTTTGTGATCTTCTACCTGATCATCTCGCTGTCGCTTTATGGACGCATCAATTCTGCGCGGTCGATGACCATGGGGGCTGCCGCTGGCGCTTTCAGCTGGAGCGTCGCGACCTGGGCCTATCATCTTTACCTTCGGATTTCGGTGCTCGACACCTTCTATGGGGCACTGGCGTCCGTCATTCTCGGCTTCATCTGGCTGGTCGTTTCGGTCTCGTCGCTGCTGCTGGGCGCCGCGCTGACCGTAGAATGGTCGAGGCTCCTCTCTGACAAGTCACCGGAGGAAGATGAAGCGACCGGCGTCCTGAAAGACGCGCCAGATCAGCCTGCAGAATAG